In Zingiber officinale cultivar Zhangliang chromosome 3B, Zo_v1.1, whole genome shotgun sequence, a single window of DNA contains:
- the LOC122055078 gene encoding scopoletin glucosyltransferase-like, translated as MGHLIPMLQLAHLFSTRRGVRATVVAPAAAIPLIQPTLRHHPIQLLPLGDSDADALPLVTHPQNNKFTPEMVAAILRLEAPFVQLLRDHCPDCIVADLHYSWASSVAEEQGIPRLQFTGAGCFATVLLATIGLQSKLILPDHDDRRPFLIPGLPKEIHLTTSQLPEFVTHPTETLRVADSAQCFGMVINTFDDLERDYILHAKKYSGMKIWCLGPFSLSQPEVVASNCSDELMRWLDSKKQRYSVLYLCFGSLGLLTTTQLREIALGLQASLVDFVWVVRDAGDSAEWLPEGFNERVMSSGKGMILKDWVPQRLILNNEAVGGFVTHCGWNSCLEAVAAGVPMVTWPLHSDQFLNEKLLVEELRIGVPVGATVCSLKADERNLVKAEAIRKAVGEVMGSGEEVQARRERVATLREMAAKAVVEGGTSYSDMDNLLDDLISLKAATSPPNEICEEQELLASAGIGVLSSGEPEQQTSMPQRSPQRRGGLLAPLLDKATADGAESSGQGKISVAVTEEIATGARVRL; from the exons ATGGGGCACCTTATCCCCATGCTCCAGTTAGCCCACCTCTTCTCCACCCGCCGCGGCGTCCGAGCCACTGTCGTTGCCCCTGCCGCCGCCATCCCTCTCATCCAACCCACCCTCCGCCACCACCCTATTCAACTGCTTCCGCTCGGGGACTCCGACGCTGACGCACTTCCTTTGGTCACCCACCCTCAGAACAATAAGTTCACGCCTGAAATGGTCGCAGCGATTCTCCGCCTCGAGGCTCCCTTCGTGCAGCTCCTACGCGATCACTGTCCAGACTGCATCGTTGCCGATCTACACTACTCGTGGGCTTCTTCCGTAGCGGAAGAGCAGGGCATCCCGAGGCTCCAATTCACCGGCGCCGGCTGTTTCGCCACTGTCCTGTTGGCGACGATCGGCTTGCAATCTAAATTGATCCTTCCCGATCACGACGACCGACGGCCCTTCCTGATCCCCGGGCTCCCGAAGGAGATCCACCTTACGACGTCGCAGCTCCCTGAATTCGTCACCCACCCGACCGAAACCCTGCGGGTCGCCGATAGCGCACAGTGTTTTGGGATGGTCATTAACACCTTCGACGATCTCGAGCGAGACTACATTCTACATGCCAAGAAATACAGTGGCATGAAGATTTGGTGCCTCGGTCCCTTCTCTCTCTCGCAACCGGAGGTAGTGGCTTCCAACTGCTCCGACGAGCTCATGCGATGGCTAGATTCAAAGAAACAGAGATACTCGGTGCTCTACCTCTGTTTCGGAAGTCTCGGCCTACTCACCACCACCCAACTCCGGGAAATCGCTCTCGGCCTACAGGCGTCCCTTGTTGACTTCGTCTGGGTGGTGCGCGACGCCGGAGACTCGGCAGAGTGGCTGCCCGAGGGTTTCAACGAGCGGGTGATGAGTTCGGGAAAAGGAATGATTCTGAAAGATTGGGTTCCGCAGCGTTTGATCCTGAACAATGAGGCGGTCGGGGGGTTCGTGACGCATTGCGGGTGGAACTCGTGCCTAGAAGCGGTGGCTGCCGGCGTGCCGATGGTGACGTGGCCTCTGCACTCGGATCAGTTCCTGAACGAGAAGCTTCTCGTGGAGGAGTTGAGGATCGGGGTGCCGGTGGGGGCGACCGTGTGCAGTCTCAAGGCTGATGAGAGGAATTTGGTGAAGGCAGAAGCGATAAGGAAAGCGGTGGGAGAGGTGATGGGGAGCGGGGAGGAGGTGCAGGCGAGGAGGGAGAGGGTGGCGACGCTGAGAGAAATGGCGGCGAAGGCGGTTGTGGAAGGAGGAACGTCTTATTCGGACATGGACAATCTGCTTGACGACTTGATTAGCCTGAAAGCCG CAACCTCCCCTCCAAATGAAATCTGTGAGGAACAAGAGTTGTTGGCCTCTGCCGGAATTGGTGTCCTATCCAGTGGTGAACCCGAGCAACAAACCTCCATGCCACAGAGATCGCCGCAGCGTCGAGGAGGACTCCTTGCGCCGCTGCTCGACAAGGCGACGGCCGACGGAGCAGAGAGCagtgggcaagggaaaatctcgGTGGCTGTCACAGAAGAGATCGCGACCGGCGCTAGGGTCCGGCTGTGA